A genomic segment from Polyangium mundeleinium encodes:
- a CDS encoding GH1 family beta-glucosidase produces MSKYVFPENFVWGTATSSYQIEGAANEDGRGESIWDRFSKTPGKVNDGSNGDVACDHYHRYRDDVALMKDLGVRAYRFSVAWPRVLPKGRGATNAAGLDFYDRLVDTLLAAGIEPYLTLYHWDLPQALQDEGGWANRATAEAFAAYADVVSRRLGDRVKKWITHNEPWCAALLSNQIGLHAPGLRDYRAALSVSHHLLLSHGLAVPVLRQNSPGAEVGITLNFAPTFPASRSAADLDAARHHDGYFNRWFLDPLFGRHYPADMIADYIEAGHLPPEGFTDVRPGDLKIIATPCDFLGVNYYNRTVTRSDKVPEEENLPRTVHVAPRSEWTDMEWEVYPDGLRQLLTRLHLEYGPAKLYVTENGASYSDGPDAEGRVRDERRTRFLRDHFVAARRAIDAGVPLAGYFVWSLLDNFEWERGYTQRFGIVWVDYTTQKRIPKDSALWYRGVIAANAVEEG; encoded by the coding sequence ATGTCCAAGTACGTTTTTCCTGAGAATTTCGTGTGGGGTACGGCCACGAGCTCGTACCAGATCGAAGGCGCGGCGAACGAAGACGGCCGCGGCGAGTCCATCTGGGACCGGTTCTCGAAGACACCGGGCAAGGTGAACGACGGATCGAACGGCGATGTCGCTTGCGACCATTACCATCGCTATCGCGACGACGTCGCGCTCATGAAGGATCTCGGCGTGCGCGCGTATCGCTTCTCGGTGGCGTGGCCGCGCGTCTTGCCGAAGGGCCGCGGCGCGACGAACGCGGCGGGCCTCGATTTTTACGATCGCCTCGTCGATACGCTCCTCGCAGCGGGCATCGAGCCCTACCTCACGCTCTACCACTGGGATCTCCCGCAAGCGCTGCAGGACGAGGGCGGATGGGCGAACCGCGCCACCGCCGAGGCGTTCGCCGCGTACGCCGACGTCGTGAGCCGGCGCCTCGGCGATCGCGTCAAGAAGTGGATCACGCACAACGAGCCCTGGTGCGCGGCCCTGCTCAGCAACCAGATCGGCCTCCACGCGCCGGGGCTCCGCGACTATCGCGCGGCCCTCTCCGTGAGCCACCACCTGCTCCTCTCGCACGGCCTCGCCGTGCCCGTCCTGCGCCAGAACAGCCCCGGCGCCGAGGTCGGCATCACGCTGAACTTCGCGCCCACGTTCCCCGCGTCCCGGAGCGCCGCCGATCTCGACGCGGCAAGGCACCACGACGGTTACTTCAATCGCTGGTTCCTCGATCCGCTTTTCGGCCGCCACTATCCGGCCGACATGATCGCCGACTACATCGAGGCCGGGCACCTGCCGCCCGAGGGGTTCACGGACGTGCGCCCGGGCGACCTCAAGATCATCGCCACCCCCTGCGATTTCCTCGGCGTCAACTACTACAACCGCACCGTCACGCGCAGCGACAAGGTGCCCGAGGAGGAGAACCTCCCGCGCACCGTGCACGTCGCGCCGCGCTCGGAGTGGACCGACATGGAATGGGAGGTCTACCCCGATGGCCTGCGCCAGCTCTTGACGCGCCTGCACCTCGAATACGGGCCGGCGAAGCTCTACGTCACGGAGAACGGGGCGAGTTATTCGGACGGGCCCGACGCGGAGGGGCGCGTGCGGGACGAGCGGCGGACCCGCTTCTTGCGCGACCACTTCGTCGCGGCGCGCCGCGCGATCGACGCGGGCGTGCCGCTCGCGGGCTACTTCGTCTGGTCCTTGCTCGACAACTTCGAGTGGGAGCGCGGCTACACGCAGCGCTTCGGCATCGTGTGGGTGGACTACACGACGCAGAAGCGCATCCCGAAGGACAGCGCGCTGTGGTACCGCGGCGTCATCGCGGCGAACGCCGTCGAAGAGGGGTGA
- a CDS encoding ABC transporter substrate-binding protein, whose amino-acid sequence MTRLRWPRRRFLAATLLAPLASACSGRRGGARRDPGGVLTVSTEQQASWVRNFNPLLAPGNIRWPTRAGIYEPLFIYDTMGGKVVPWLSSGFTWGPDKRTLHCTLRPGVTWSDGQPFTADDVVFTFEILQRHKALDLFGVWSFLDDVRATGPDIVVFSLNKQYVPGLVYLGHQPIVPRHVWRDVPDPVTFTNERPVATGPFTEITVFQNQVYELGRNPRYWQPGKPALRGLRFPAYPGNDQATLALLHGEVDWAGNFVPDVERIFVARDPAHHHYWFPLVGGTVMLYPNAARAPLSDERVRKAISMSIDRALLVKVAMYGYTRAADATGLHDGYARFRSPEAAAAGDWITHDMDRAGKLLDEAGYPRRADGLRASAEGTPLTLDVHVVTGWSDWIRAAQIIAQGLRTLGVTSAARAYDFSAFFEKLQKGAFDLSLGWSSDEPTPYHFYRDLMGTATLRPLGEPAARNWHRFGSEEADVLLAAFEGAADEREEMRLSHALERLFATRAPVIPLFPNPSWAAFNTRHFEGFPSAQDPYAKPSPYSAPECLLVLTRLTPRGA is encoded by the coding sequence ATGACACGATTGCGATGGCCCCGCCGGCGGTTTTTGGCGGCGACGCTCCTCGCCCCGCTCGCGAGCGCGTGCTCCGGGCGGCGCGGCGGCGCGCGGCGTGATCCCGGCGGTGTCCTCACGGTGTCGACCGAGCAGCAGGCCTCCTGGGTGCGCAACTTCAATCCCCTGCTCGCGCCCGGGAACATCCGCTGGCCCACGCGGGCTGGAATCTACGAGCCGCTTTTCATCTACGACACGATGGGCGGCAAGGTCGTCCCGTGGCTGTCGAGCGGCTTCACCTGGGGCCCCGACAAACGGACGCTCCATTGTACCCTCCGTCCCGGCGTCACCTGGTCCGACGGCCAGCCCTTCACGGCCGACGACGTCGTCTTCACGTTCGAGATCCTCCAGCGCCACAAAGCGCTTGATCTCTTCGGCGTCTGGTCCTTCCTCGACGACGTCCGGGCGACGGGCCCGGACATCGTGGTGTTTTCCCTGAACAAACAATACGTGCCGGGCCTCGTTTACCTCGGCCACCAGCCCATCGTGCCGCGGCACGTGTGGAGGGACGTACCCGACCCCGTCACGTTCACGAACGAGCGCCCCGTGGCCACCGGGCCCTTCACCGAAATCACCGTCTTTCAGAATCAGGTCTACGAGCTCGGCCGAAACCCGCGCTACTGGCAGCCGGGCAAGCCCGCCCTCCGGGGCCTCCGCTTCCCCGCATATCCCGGTAACGATCAGGCGACGCTCGCGCTCCTCCACGGCGAGGTGGACTGGGCCGGCAACTTCGTGCCCGACGTCGAGCGCATCTTCGTCGCGCGGGATCCGGCCCACCACCATTATTGGTTCCCGCTCGTGGGCGGGACCGTCATGTTGTATCCGAACGCCGCGCGGGCCCCGCTCTCGGACGAACGCGTGCGCAAGGCGATCAGCATGTCGATCGATCGCGCCCTGCTCGTGAAGGTCGCGATGTACGGGTATACCCGCGCCGCGGACGCGACCGGGCTTCACGACGGATACGCGCGTTTTCGCAGCCCCGAGGCCGCGGCCGCCGGCGACTGGATCACGCACGACATGGACCGCGCAGGGAAGCTGCTCGACGAGGCGGGGTATCCGCGCCGCGCGGACGGCCTGCGCGCCTCGGCCGAAGGCACGCCGCTCACGCTCGACGTCCACGTGGTCACGGGCTGGTCCGACTGGATCCGCGCCGCACAGATCATCGCCCAGGGCTTGCGCACGCTCGGCGTCACCTCGGCGGCGCGCGCCTACGACTTCAGCGCCTTCTTCGAGAAGCTGCAAAAAGGAGCGTTCGACCTCTCGCTCGGCTGGTCCTCGGACGAGCCCACGCCGTATCATTTTTATCGAGATCTGATGGGCACGGCGACCCTCCGGCCCCTCGGCGAGCCCGCCGCGCGCAACTGGCACCGGTTCGGCAGCGAGGAGGCTGACGTCCTTCTCGCGGCATTCGAAGGGGCGGCCGACGAGCGTGAGGAGATGCGCCTCTCGCACGCGCTCGAGCGCCTCTTCGCCACGCGCGCGCCGGTGATCCCACTCTTCCCGAACCCATCGTGGGCCGCGTTCAACACACGCCATTTCGAGGGGTTTCCGAGCGCGCAGGATCCCTACGCCAAACCCTCGCCCTACAGCGCGCCAGAGTGCTTGCTTGTCCTCACGCGGCTCACACCGCGGGGCGCGTGA
- a CDS encoding potassium transporter Kup yields the protein MTDEPSRAAQPGAPVAHGPRAALLLGALGVVFGDIGTSPLYAVKECFSPAASHRVEPTPENILGILSLVFWTLLMVVTIKYLTFIMKADNQGSGGIMALLALVPPRKNNPTGPLVLLVLFGASLLYGDGVITPAISVLSAMEGLEVATHKLRPAVVPLTVAILVALFLAQKRGTGGIGNVFGPVTLVWFVTIAVLGGRFVVANPAVLAAVDPRHALRFFLEHGTHGFMVLGAVVLCITGAEALYADMGHFGRGPIRAAWYTVVWPALLLNYFGQGAMLLGNPGAATNPFYALVPSWALYPTVAIATAATIVASQALISGAFSLTQQAVQLGYFPRVSIVHTSKHAEGQIYVPEINRALLVLCVALVLTFRTSSALAAAYGIAVTGTMAITTIVYFVVVRQRWGWPLWKAVPPVLVFLVIDISFFTANAAKFLHGGWFPVVMAAGIFTVMTTWKTGRRILGEAFKADLLPLEQFLEDVTRRNPFRVHGTAVFMASNPHGTPPVLLHHFKHNQVLHEQVVLLSVTSERVPEIPPEERISVIDKGNGFYRVRARYGFMQTPHVPSVLLACKAHGLGIELKRTSYYLGRETLLPTGRSKMMRWRKGLFAFISRNARPATAYFGLPPGRVVEFGMQINL from the coding sequence ATGACGGACGAACCCTCGAGGGCGGCTCAGCCTGGCGCGCCCGTGGCCCATGGCCCCCGCGCGGCTCTGCTCCTCGGCGCGCTTGGTGTCGTCTTCGGGGACATCGGCACGAGCCCGCTTTATGCGGTCAAGGAATGCTTCAGCCCGGCCGCCTCGCACCGGGTCGAGCCCACGCCGGAGAACATCCTCGGGATCCTGTCGCTGGTCTTCTGGACGCTCCTGATGGTCGTGACGATCAAGTATCTCACGTTCATCATGAAGGCCGATAACCAGGGATCCGGCGGCATCATGGCGCTGCTCGCCCTGGTCCCGCCGCGAAAAAACAATCCGACGGGTCCGCTCGTCCTGCTCGTGCTCTTCGGCGCGTCCCTGCTGTACGGGGACGGCGTCATCACGCCCGCGATCTCGGTCCTCTCGGCCATGGAGGGCCTCGAGGTCGCGACCCACAAGCTGCGCCCGGCCGTCGTGCCGCTCACGGTCGCCATTCTGGTCGCGTTGTTTCTGGCGCAAAAGCGCGGAACCGGGGGGATCGGCAATGTCTTCGGGCCCGTCACGCTCGTCTGGTTCGTGACCATCGCCGTGCTCGGCGGGCGGTTCGTCGTGGCGAACCCGGCCGTGCTCGCGGCCGTGGATCCCCGCCACGCCCTACGGTTTTTCCTGGAACACGGCACGCACGGGTTCATGGTGCTCGGCGCCGTGGTCCTGTGCATCACGGGCGCGGAGGCGCTTTATGCGGACATGGGCCATTTCGGCCGCGGTCCGATCCGCGCCGCCTGGTACACCGTGGTCTGGCCGGCGTTGCTGCTCAATTATTTCGGCCAGGGCGCGATGCTCCTCGGAAACCCGGGCGCCGCGACGAACCCTTTTTATGCCCTCGTCCCCTCCTGGGCCCTCTACCCGACCGTGGCCATCGCAACGGCAGCCACGATCGTCGCCTCGCAGGCGCTCATCTCCGGGGCGTTCTCGCTCACCCAGCAGGCCGTGCAGCTCGGGTATTTTCCGCGCGTCAGCATCGTCCACACCTCGAAGCACGCCGAGGGGCAGATCTACGTCCCGGAGATCAACCGCGCGCTGCTCGTCCTCTGCGTGGCCCTGGTGCTCACGTTCCGCACGTCGAGCGCGCTCGCGGCGGCCTACGGAATCGCGGTCACGGGGACGATGGCCATCACGACGATCGTGTATTTCGTCGTGGTGCGGCAGCGCTGGGGCTGGCCGCTCTGGAAAGCCGTGCCGCCCGTTCTGGTTTTCCTGGTCATCGACATCTCGTTTTTCACGGCAAACGCGGCGAAGTTTCTCCACGGCGGCTGGTTCCCGGTCGTCATGGCGGCCGGCATTTTCACGGTGATGACGACCTGGAAGACGGGGCGGCGTATCCTCGGCGAGGCCTTCAAGGCCGATCTTTTGCCGCTCGAACAATTCCTGGAGGACGTCACCCGACGAAATCCCTTCCGCGTGCACGGGACGGCGGTTTTCATGGCCTCGAACCCGCACGGGACGCCGCCCGTCCTCTTGCACCATTTCAAGCACAACCAGGTCCTCCACGAGCAGGTCGTGCTGCTGTCGGTCACGAGCGAGCGGGTCCCCGAGATCCCGCCCGAGGAGCGCATCAGCGTCATCGACAAGGGGAACGGTTTTTATCGGGTGCGGGCGCGGTACGGCTTCATGCAGACGCCGCACGTGCCGAGCGTGCTGCTCGCCTGCAAGGCGCACGGGCTCGGCATCGAGCTCAAGCGCACGAGTTATTACCTCGGCCGCGAGACGCTCTTGCCCACGGGGCGGTCGAAGATGATGCGCTGGCGAAAAGGCCTGTTCGCCTTCATTTCCCGAAACGCGCGCCCCGCGACGGCCTACTTCGGGCTGCCGCCGGGCCGCGTGGTCGAGTTCGGGATGCAGATCAACCTGTGA
- a CDS encoding ABC transporter ATP-binding protein — MSEPDQTPPLLDVQQLGKLYRVGGWLRPKHLRALHDASFTLGHREILALVGESGSGKSTIARLCVRLEAPTSGRILLDGRDVLHEERGRATLAYRRRVQMIFQDPFGSLNPARTIGQHLERPLLLHDKAKTRADLSTRVHALLDTVGLVPAPEVAAKYPQELSGGQRQRVAIARALAVEPDLILADEPVSMLDVSIRADVLNLMLDLKEKRGISFLYITHDLASARYVADRMMVMYAGHIVEAGPSDALLEKPLHPYTKLLLSAVPDLEGSFARGLPARSGAPALVDPPPGCPFAARCPDVTDVCRRETPRPISLDERRVVRCHLYPEPSRTRSE, encoded by the coding sequence ATGAGCGAGCCCGATCAAACGCCCCCGCTCCTCGACGTGCAGCAGCTCGGCAAGCTCTACCGCGTCGGAGGATGGTTGCGCCCGAAGCACCTGCGGGCGCTCCACGACGCCTCCTTCACGCTCGGTCATCGCGAGATCCTCGCGCTCGTCGGCGAATCGGGCAGCGGCAAGAGCACGATCGCGCGGCTCTGCGTGCGCCTCGAAGCGCCGACGAGCGGGCGTATCCTTCTCGACGGCCGCGACGTCCTTCACGAAGAGCGAGGCCGCGCGACGCTCGCGTATCGCCGCCGCGTGCAGATGATCTTCCAGGACCCGTTCGGCTCCCTGAACCCCGCGCGCACCATCGGCCAGCACCTCGAACGCCCGCTGCTCCTGCATGACAAGGCGAAGACGCGCGCCGATCTCTCCACTCGCGTCCATGCCTTGCTCGACACCGTGGGCCTCGTCCCTGCGCCCGAGGTCGCCGCGAAATACCCGCAGGAGCTCTCCGGCGGGCAGCGGCAACGTGTCGCGATTGCGCGTGCCCTCGCCGTGGAGCCGGATCTCATCCTCGCGGACGAGCCGGTGAGCATGCTCGACGTCTCGATCCGCGCCGACGTCCTCAACCTGATGCTCGACCTCAAGGAGAAGCGCGGCATCTCGTTCCTGTACATCACCCACGATCTCGCGAGTGCGCGGTACGTCGCGGATCGGATGATGGTGATGTACGCGGGCCACATCGTGGAAGCAGGGCCGAGCGACGCGCTGCTGGAAAAACCCCTGCACCCGTATACAAAGCTCCTGCTCTCGGCGGTCCCTGATCTCGAAGGCTCGTTTGCCCGCGGGCTGCCCGCGCGATCCGGCGCGCCCGCGCTCGTCGATCCGCCGCCGGGATGTCCTTTCGCCGCGCGTTGCCCGGACGTCACCGACGTTTGCCGGCGCGAAACTCCGCGCCCCATCTCGCTCGACGAGAGGCGCGTCGTCCGTTGTCACCTGTACCCCGAGCCTTCTCGGACCCGAAGCGAGTAA
- a CDS encoding cellulose binding domain-containing protein, with amino-acid sequence MRYKASDTNATNAEIKPHFNVVNGSDASVSLSELTIRYYYTLEPNGSQTEVFHCDYAFVGCGKVSGTFMTTSGANADHYLQVSFSGADVLAPGQQSGEVQARYNKSDYASYDEANDYSFDPTKTSFTEWDRVTLYHNGTLVWGVEP; translated from the coding sequence GTGCGGTACAAGGCGTCGGATACGAACGCGACGAACGCCGAGATCAAGCCGCATTTCAACGTCGTGAACGGCAGCGACGCGTCCGTGTCGCTCTCCGAGCTGACGATTCGTTATTACTACACGCTGGAGCCGAACGGTTCGCAGACCGAGGTATTTCACTGCGACTATGCGTTCGTCGGCTGTGGGAAGGTGTCGGGCACGTTCATGACGACGTCGGGCGCGAACGCCGACCATTACCTCCAGGTGTCGTTCAGCGGCGCCGACGTGCTCGCGCCCGGCCAGCAGAGTGGCGAGGTCCAGGCTCGATACAACAAGTCGGATTACGCCAGCTACGACGAGGCGAACGACTATTCGTTCGATCCGACGAAGACCTCGTTCACCGAGTGGGACCGGGTCACGCTCTACCACAATGGCACGCTCGTCTGGGGGGTGGAGCCGTGA
- a CDS encoding ABC transporter ATP-binding protein encodes MADAPLLSVEDLVVEYMTPSGPVRAVDAVSFVLERGEVLGLVGESGSGKSTVAQALARILGPPAMITAGRVLFEGHDVLAMPEDDLRRFRWRKMSFVLQSAMNALCPVLTIGEQIIDILVTHERTSARAARERAAHLLELVGIDPARLASHPHELSGGMRQRVGIAMALALDPPLVVMDEPTTALDVVVQHEVLSKIAELKEKLGLSVLFITHDMSIVSQFATRIGVLYAGRLVEMAPTRELFRAPRHPYTKGLLGSFVSLHGPRRRLAGIPGSPPDLRRLPAGCAFRARCAEATARCAMEAPALRGIGEDHSTACHLVSP; translated from the coding sequence ATGGCTGACGCGCCCCTCCTTTCGGTCGAGGATCTCGTCGTCGAATACATGACGCCGTCGGGCCCGGTGCGCGCCGTCGACGCCGTATCGTTCGTGCTCGAGCGCGGCGAGGTGCTCGGCCTCGTGGGCGAGTCGGGCAGCGGCAAATCGACGGTCGCGCAGGCCCTCGCGAGGATCCTCGGCCCGCCCGCGATGATCACGGCCGGCCGCGTGCTCTTCGAGGGCCACGACGTCCTCGCCATGCCCGAGGACGACCTGCGCCGCTTTCGTTGGCGCAAGATGTCCTTCGTCCTCCAGAGCGCGATGAACGCGCTTTGCCCCGTCCTGACGATCGGCGAGCAGATCATCGACATCCTCGTCACGCACGAGCGGACGAGCGCGCGTGCTGCGCGTGAGCGTGCAGCCCACCTGCTCGAGCTCGTCGGCATCGATCCTGCGCGGCTCGCGAGCCATCCCCACGAGCTCTCGGGCGGCATGCGTCAACGTGTTGGCATCGCCATGGCGCTCGCCCTCGATCCGCCGCTCGTCGTCATGGACGAGCCGACGACGGCGCTCGACGTGGTCGTCCAGCACGAGGTGCTTTCGAAGATCGCCGAGCTCAAGGAGAAGCTCGGCTTGTCCGTCCTCTTCATCACGCACGACATGTCGATCGTGTCGCAGTTCGCCACGCGCATCGGCGTGCTTTACGCGGGGCGCCTCGTGGAGATGGCGCCCACGCGTGAGCTCTTCCGCGCGCCGCGACATCCCTACACGAAGGGCCTGCTCGGCTCGTTCGTCTCCCTGCACGGCCCGCGCCGCAGGCTCGCGGGCATCCCGGGCTCCCCCCCTGATCTGCGTCGGTTGCCCGCAGGCTGCGCCTTCCGCGCGCGTTGCGCCGAGGCCACGGCGAGGTGCGCGATGGAAGCGCCCGCGCTGCGCGGGATCGGCGAGGACCACTCCACCGCTTGCCACCTCGTGTCTCCATGA
- a CDS encoding ABC transporter permease encodes MRYLLRQLGLYILAAWASLTLNFIVPRLAPGDPASAMFARYKGQLQPEALAALREAFGFTGGPLHEQYAAYLAHLFRGDLGVSVAYFPAKVTDVLAMGLGWTALLTGSSVVVAFALGSLLGVIAAWRRGGAFDATLPPLLVFLGAFPYFWLAMMLLYGFGFTLDVLPLRHAYADTLAPSMSFSFVASVVEHLLLPATSIVLASVGGWMLSMRSSMIGVLAEDYVTMAHAKGLSPLRIMFHYAARNALLPNVTGFGMALGFVLGGSLLTEIVFSYPGQGYLLVQAVRSQDYPLMQGIFLTITMAVLAANFLVDVLYVWLDPRTRGR; translated from the coding sequence GTGCGATACCTCCTGCGACAGCTCGGCCTGTACATCCTCGCGGCCTGGGCCTCGCTCACCCTGAATTTCATCGTCCCGCGCCTCGCGCCCGGCGATCCCGCCTCCGCGATGTTCGCGCGGTACAAGGGGCAACTCCAGCCCGAGGCGCTCGCGGCGCTGCGCGAGGCGTTTGGCTTCACGGGCGGGCCGCTGCACGAGCAATATGCCGCGTACCTCGCGCACCTCTTCCGCGGCGACCTCGGTGTTTCGGTCGCGTACTTTCCGGCCAAGGTCACGGATGTCCTCGCGATGGGGCTCGGCTGGACGGCGCTGCTCACGGGCTCGTCCGTGGTCGTCGCGTTCGCCCTGGGATCACTGCTCGGTGTGATCGCGGCGTGGCGAAGGGGCGGCGCCTTCGACGCGACGCTTCCGCCGCTGCTCGTGTTCCTCGGCGCGTTTCCTTATTTCTGGCTCGCGATGATGCTGCTTTATGGATTCGGCTTCACGCTCGACGTGCTGCCGCTGCGTCACGCGTACGCCGACACGCTCGCGCCCTCGATGAGCTTCTCGTTCGTCGCGAGCGTCGTCGAGCACCTGCTCCTGCCGGCGACCTCGATCGTCCTCGCGAGCGTGGGCGGCTGGATGCTCTCCATGCGCAGCTCGATGATCGGCGTCCTCGCGGAGGATTACGTCACGATGGCGCACGCGAAGGGCCTGTCGCCGCTCCGGATCATGTTCCATTATGCGGCGCGCAACGCGCTCTTGCCGAACGTCACCGGCTTCGGCATGGCGCTCGGGTTCGTCCTCGGCGGGTCGCTCCTCACCGAGATCGTCTTTTCGTACCCGGGCCAGGGCTATCTCCTCGTGCAGGCGGTTCGCAGCCAGGACTATCCGTTGATGCAGGGCATCTTCCTGACGATCACCATGGCCGTGCTCGCCGCGAACTTCCTCGTGGACGTGCTTTACGTATGGCTCGACCCGCGGACGCGCGGACGCTGA
- a CDS encoding ABC transporter permease has product MQTPKIPRKAALGLVILGVFFLMALLGPLVAPHDPTAFVDIPLQPPSRAHLLGTTGQGQDVWSQTIAGARSSLLVGFVAGLLMTTIGAIVGAVAGTFGGLVDDVLSLLTNVSLVIPALPLAVVLAAYLPAGTKALLVVLVTTGWAWNARVIRAQVLSLRNKDFVAAAIVTGESRLHIVFREILPNMTSVLASCFISATVYAIGAQVGLEFLGLGDMSLVTWGTNLYWASNDAALLTGAWWTLVPTGLSVALVGTALVLVSFSLDEITNPRLRAVSASARALAARGIRMGASTPVVRDHG; this is encoded by the coding sequence ATGCAGACACCGAAGATCCCTCGAAAAGCCGCCCTGGGCCTCGTGATTCTCGGGGTGTTTTTCCTGATGGCGCTCCTCGGGCCCCTCGTCGCGCCCCACGATCCCACGGCGTTCGTCGACATCCCGCTCCAGCCGCCCTCGCGCGCGCACCTGCTCGGCACCACGGGGCAGGGGCAGGATGTTTGGTCTCAAACGATTGCGGGCGCCAGATCGTCGCTCCTCGTCGGCTTCGTCGCCGGGCTCCTGATGACCACGATCGGCGCGATCGTCGGCGCTGTCGCGGGCACGTTCGGCGGGCTCGTCGACGACGTGCTCTCGCTCCTCACGAACGTCTCCCTCGTCATCCCTGCCTTGCCCCTGGCCGTGGTGCTCGCGGCGTACTTGCCCGCGGGTACGAAGGCCCTGCTCGTCGTGCTCGTCACGACGGGCTGGGCCTGGAATGCGCGGGTGATCCGCGCGCAGGTACTCTCGCTCCGCAACAAGGATTTCGTCGCCGCGGCGATCGTCACGGGCGAGAGCAGGCTCCACATCGTCTTTCGCGAGATATTGCCGAACATGACGTCGGTCCTCGCGTCGTGCTTCATCAGCGCGACGGTGTACGCGATCGGCGCGCAGGTCGGCCTCGAGTTCCTCGGGCTCGGCGACATGAGCCTCGTGACGTGGGGGACGAACCTTTATTGGGCCAGCAACGATGCCGCGCTCCTGACGGGCGCGTGGTGGACGCTCGTGCCGACGGGCCTCTCCGTCGCGCTCGTCGGCACCGCGCTCGTCCTCGTGAGCTTCTCCCTCGACGAGATCACGAATCCGCGCCTGCGCGCCGTGTCGGCCTCGGCCCGCGCCCTCGCCGCCCGCGGGATCCGCATGGGCGCGTCGACCCCGGTCGTGAGGGATCATGGCTGA
- a CDS encoding glycoside hydrolase family 5 protein has product MIRADVLVRRAGLLGACALLLMGAPGCDPGGASSPPPATIDPEDMGSDEDVGAGDLGPTPVEIHGQLEVVGTELQDKNGERVQLKGPSSMWLNWENEGFAQNLEALRWMRNNWRATVTRAAMGVEPDGAYLTNPDKARSQVEQIVDHAIAAGVYVIIDWHDHNAHQHKDQAVQFFSEMAAKYGDKPNVIYEPFNEPLDLDWQSTLKPYHEAVIAAIRAKDPDNVIVLGTPNWSQDVDRAAESPVEGTNLLYTLHFYACTHTDFLRGKAEGARAKGLPLFVTEWGATHADGGTDGQVCLDAARLWHQWMNTHGIGWTAWKLDNCGQDSSCILAPHAPVTGGWTSTYLKGHGVFVRARMQGN; this is encoded by the coding sequence GTGATTCGGGCCGACGTCCTCGTGCGACGCGCGGGCCTCCTCGGCGCGTGTGCGCTCCTCTTGATGGGCGCTCCGGGGTGTGATCCCGGGGGCGCCTCAAGCCCGCCGCCGGCCACCATCGATCCTGAGGACATGGGCTCGGACGAGGATGTCGGCGCGGGGGACCTGGGCCCGACGCCGGTCGAAATCCATGGGCAACTCGAGGTGGTCGGCACGGAGCTCCAGGATAAAAACGGAGAGCGCGTGCAGCTCAAGGGCCCGAGCAGCATGTGGCTGAACTGGGAAAACGAAGGCTTCGCGCAAAACCTTGAAGCCTTGCGCTGGATGCGGAACAACTGGCGAGCGACCGTGACCCGCGCCGCCATGGGCGTCGAGCCGGACGGGGCGTACCTGACGAACCCCGACAAGGCGCGGAGCCAGGTGGAGCAGATCGTCGACCATGCGATCGCCGCGGGCGTGTACGTGATCATCGACTGGCACGATCACAATGCGCACCAGCACAAGGACCAGGCCGTCCAGTTCTTCAGCGAGATGGCCGCGAAATACGGCGACAAACCCAACGTGATCTACGAGCCGTTCAACGAGCCGCTGGATCTCGACTGGCAGAGCACCCTGAAGCCGTACCACGAGGCCGTGATCGCGGCGATCCGCGCGAAGGATCCGGACAACGTGATCGTGCTCGGCACGCCGAACTGGTCGCAGGACGTGGACCGCGCCGCGGAATCGCCGGTGGAAGGGACGAACCTCCTTTACACGTTGCATTTTTATGCGTGTACCCATACGGACTTCTTGCGCGGCAAGGCCGAAGGCGCCCGCGCCAAAGGTTTGCCCCTTTTCGTGACGGAGTGGGGAGCCACGCACGCCGACGGGGGGACGGACGGGCAAGTATGCCTGGACGCCGCGCGCCTCTGGCACCAGTGGATGAACACGCACGGCATCGGCTGGACCGCCTGGAAGCTCGACAATTGCGGCCAGGATTCGAGCTGCATTCTCGCGCCTCATGCCCCCGTCACCGGCGGGTGGACGAGCACGTACCTGAAAGGGCACGGCGTGTTTGTCCGGGCACGCATGCAAGGCAATTGA